From Arthrobacter sp. FW306-2-2C-D06B, a single genomic window includes:
- a CDS encoding acyl carrier protein — protein MEITALDVVDAIRSTMDELSHIGPDDPFADLDIDSLSLVEAAVILSNKFGVRVDEFELAEAGTARAVSSVVTEKLALQLAV, from the coding sequence ATGGAAATCACTGCTCTGGACGTCGTCGATGCGATCCGTTCCACCATGGACGAGCTGAGCCACATCGGCCCGGACGACCCGTTCGCGGACCTGGACATCGATTCACTCTCACTCGTTGAAGCCGCCGTGATCCTTAGCAACAAGTTCGGCGTGCGGGTAGACGAATTCGAGCTCGCGGAGGCAGGCACTGCCCGGGCGGTGTCAAGCGTAGTCACCGAAAAGCTGGCCCTTCAGCTTGCCGTCTAG